Proteins encoded by one window of Microcebus murinus isolate Inina chromosome 2, M.murinus_Inina_mat1.0, whole genome shotgun sequence:
- the ARHGDIA gene encoding rho GDP-dissociation inhibitor 1, whose protein sequence is MAEQEPGAEQLAQTEAETEDEHPVNYKPPAQKSIQEIQELDKDDESLRKYKEALLGRVAVSADPNVPNVIVTRLTLVCTSAPGPLELDLTGDLESFKKQFFVLKEGVEYRIKISFRVNRQIVSGMKYIQLTYRKGFKIDKTDYMVGSYGPRAEEYEFLTPVEEAPKGMLARGSYKIKSRFTDDDKTDHLSWEWNLTIKKEWKD, encoded by the coding sequence ATGGCTGAGCAGGAGCCTGGGGCCGAGCAGCTGGCACAGACTGAGGCTGAGACTGAGGACGAGCACCCGGTCAACTACAAGCCCCCAGCCCAGAAGAGCATCCAGGAGATCCAGGAGCTGGACAAGGACGACGAGAGCCTGCGCAAGTACAAGGAGGCCCTGCTGGGCCGAGTGGCCGTTTCTGCAGACCCCAACGTCCCCAACGTCATCGTGACCCGCCTGACCCTGGTGTGCACCTCAGCCCCGGGCCCCCTGGAGCTGGACCTGACAGGTGATCTGGAGAGCTTCAAGAAGCAGTTCTTTGTGCTGAAAGAGGGTGTGGAATACCGGATAAAAATCTCATTCCGGGTGAACAGGCAGATTGTGTCCGGCATGAAGTACATCCAGCTCACGTACAGGAAAGGCTTCAAGATCGACAAGACCGACTACATGGTGGGGAGCTACGGGCCCCGGGCAGAGGAGTATGAGTTCCTGACCCCCGTGGAGGAGGCGCCCAAGGGCATGCTGGCTCGCGGCAGCTACAAGATCAAGTCCCGCTTCACAGACGACGACAAGACTGACCACCTTTCCTGGGAGTGGAATCTCACCATCAAAAAGGAGTGGAAGGACTGA